In Xylanibacter ruminicola 23, a single genomic region encodes these proteins:
- a CDS encoding nitroreductase family protein: MTKKFLIGAATVLLALTSCHNDNTNTETSVSFDEVLTTRRSVRSYDPAKKISEAEVRELLKATQEAPSWANQQPSKYYVAIGEEKLKAAMEMIGANKDRVADAPVLIVSTFERGKSGYFQGQATNEVGEGWGAYDNGLSNCYLILKARAMGFDTLIMGMRDADQLRALFNIPEDETVMAVIALGYRNEEPTHPDRRDLDDIVKFF, encoded by the coding sequence ATGACAAAAAAGTTTTTAATAGGTGCAGCCACAGTGCTGCTTGCTTTAACCAGTTGCCATAATGACAACACCAACACAGAGACGTCGGTATCGTTCGACGAAGTTTTAACCACCCGTAGAAGCGTACGCAGCTACGACCCAGCGAAGAAAATCTCGGAGGCCGAAGTACGCGAACTGCTCAAGGCTACCCAGGAGGCTCCATCGTGGGCTAACCAGCAGCCTTCGAAGTATTATGTGGCTATCGGCGAGGAGAAACTGAAGGCTGCCATGGAGATGATTGGCGCCAACAAGGATCGCGTGGCCGATGCACCGGTACTGATTGTGTCGACCTTTGAGCGCGGAAAATCGGGCTATTTCCAGGGACAGGCTACCAACGAGGTAGGCGAAGGCTGGGGTGCCTATGATAACGGACTGAGCAACTGCTACCTGATATTGAAAGCACGCGCCATGGGATTCGATACCCTGATTATGGGTATGCGCGATGCCGACCAACTGAGAGCGCTGTTTAACATCCCCGAGGACGAGACTGTGATGGCTGTAATTGCCTTGGGCTACAGAAACGAAGAGCCCACACATCCCGACAGACGCGATCTGGATGATATCGTAAAGTTCTTCTAA
- a CDS encoding glutathione peroxidase, with protein MSKIYDFKALTSKGKEIDFSEFQGKVLLVVNTASKCGFTPQFEGLEALNQKYKDQGLVVIGFPCNQFKEQDPGTDSEISEFCQLNYGVTFQIMKKIDVNGAAADPIFEYLKTQAPTEEYKGLKAKAAKALFKTISKSVEKDSDIKWNFTKFLISKDGDTIKRYAPTTEPADFEKDIEAMLG; from the coding sequence ATGAGTAAGATTTATGATTTCAAGGCTCTGACGAGCAAAGGTAAGGAGATTGATTTCTCTGAGTTCCAGGGAAAGGTGCTGCTGGTAGTTAACACAGCCAGCAAGTGTGGATTCACCCCTCAGTTCGAAGGATTGGAGGCGTTGAACCAGAAGTATAAGGATCAGGGACTGGTGGTTATCGGTTTTCCCTGCAACCAGTTTAAGGAGCAGGATCCAGGTACCGACAGCGAGATTAGCGAGTTCTGCCAGTTGAACTACGGCGTTACCTTCCAGATTATGAAGAAGATTGATGTGAATGGTGCTGCTGCCGATCCTATTTTTGAGTATCTGAAGACACAGGCTCCCACCGAGGAGTATAAAGGTTTAAAGGCCAAGGCTGCCAAGGCTCTCTTCAAAACCATCAGCAAGAGTGTAGAGAAGGACAGCGATATTAAGTGGAATTTCACCAAGTTCCTGATTTCGAAAGACGGTGATACCATTAAGCGCTATGCACCTACTACCGAGCCTGCTGACTTTGAGAAGGACATTGAGGCCATGCTTGGTTAA